In one window of Rathayibacter caricis DSM 15933 DNA:
- the sucD gene encoding succinate--CoA ligase subunit alpha, whose translation MSIFLTKDSKVIVQGITGGEGTKHTALMLKAGTNIVGGVNARKAGTTVTHGDVELPVFGTVKEAIEATGADVSIAFVPPAFSKDAVIEAIDAEIGLLVVITEGIPVQDSAEFWAYAQEKGNKTRIIGPNCPGIITPGESLVGITPATITGKGPIGLVSKSGTLTYQMMYELRDLGFSTAIGIGGDPIIGTTHIDALAAFEADPETKAIVMIGEIGGDAEERAADFIKANVTKPVVGYVAGFTAPEGKTMGHAGAIVSGSAGTAQAKKEALEAAGVKVGKTPSETAALLREVYASL comes from the coding sequence ATGTCGATCTTCCTCACCAAGGACTCCAAGGTCATCGTCCAGGGCATCACCGGCGGCGAGGGCACCAAGCACACCGCGCTGATGCTCAAGGCCGGGACCAACATCGTCGGCGGCGTGAACGCGCGCAAGGCCGGCACGACCGTCACCCACGGCGACGTCGAGCTGCCCGTCTTCGGCACCGTCAAGGAGGCCATCGAGGCCACCGGTGCCGACGTCTCCATCGCGTTCGTCCCGCCCGCCTTCTCGAAGGACGCCGTCATCGAGGCGATCGACGCCGAGATCGGCCTCCTCGTCGTCATCACCGAGGGCATCCCGGTGCAGGACTCGGCCGAGTTCTGGGCGTACGCGCAGGAGAAGGGGAACAAGACCCGCATCATCGGCCCGAACTGCCCCGGCATCATCACGCCGGGCGAGTCGCTCGTGGGCATCACCCCCGCGACGATCACGGGCAAGGGCCCCATCGGCCTCGTCTCGAAGTCGGGCACCCTGACCTACCAGATGATGTACGAGCTGCGCGACCTCGGCTTCTCGACCGCCATCGGCATCGGCGGCGACCCGATCATCGGCACGACGCACATCGATGCGCTCGCCGCGTTCGAGGCCGACCCCGAGACCAAGGCGATCGTCATGATCGGCGAGATCGGCGGCGACGCCGAGGAGCGCGCGGCCGACTTCATCAAGGCGAACGTCACCAAGCCGGTCGTCGGCTACGTGGCGGGCTTCACGGCTCCCGAGGGCAAGACGATGGGCCACGCCGGCGCCATCGTCTCGGGCTCCGCGGGCACCGCGCAGGCCAAGAAGGAGGCCCTCGAGGCCGCGGGCGTGAAGGTCGGCAAGACGCCGTCCGAGACCGCCGCGCTGCTGCGCGAGGTCTACGCGTCGCTGTAG
- a CDS encoding long-chain-fatty-acid--CoA ligase has translation MSIAEPRPAEAPAAPPAPTGFGTLSVAAILAEAARRTPTTIAIRVGPLAVDYATLWDQTRAYAGALRAHGIGPGDRVALLVPNVPDFPRGYFAVLALGAVVVPVHALLKHDEIAYVLRDSGASALICAAPLLPEGAAGAALVDVPVLSVMVPDGTGWPFPRLEDLAAEAAPIDGYVPREPSDTATILYTSGTTGRPKGAEGTHFAIVSQSDVLLMNTFDLHRGDVVLGALPLFHTFGQVCAMNTAFRTAATVVLVPKFDGDAALEAMIAHECTVFEGVPTMYVALLDAATRRPDRPPLRYAVSGGASLPLAIIERFREVFGVEIYEGYGLTETSPVATFNHVGVPPRAGTVGTPIWGVEVEVARPEVTDRIELLPRGELGEIVVRGHNLMKGYLGNAAASAEAVVDGWFRTGDLGTKDDEDYVRILDRTKDMIIRNGYNVYPREVEEVLIGHPSVANAAVFGVADEMHGQEIVAAVVLAPSAEVGADELIAFANEHLAAFKFPRRIEFVDALPLGPSGKVLKRELVARYS, from the coding sequence ATGAGCATCGCCGAACCACGACCTGCGGAGGCTCCCGCGGCCCCGCCCGCCCCGACCGGCTTCGGCACCCTCTCGGTCGCCGCGATCCTCGCGGAGGCGGCGCGACGGACGCCGACCACGATCGCGATCCGCGTGGGTCCGCTCGCCGTCGACTACGCCACGCTCTGGGACCAGACCCGGGCCTACGCCGGAGCCCTGCGCGCCCACGGGATCGGTCCCGGCGATCGCGTCGCGCTGCTCGTGCCGAACGTGCCCGATTTTCCGCGAGGCTACTTCGCCGTCCTCGCGCTCGGGGCGGTGGTCGTGCCGGTGCACGCCCTCCTCAAGCACGACGAGATCGCGTACGTGCTCCGCGACTCCGGCGCCTCCGCGCTGATCTGCGCTGCACCGCTCCTGCCCGAGGGGGCGGCCGGGGCCGCTCTCGTCGACGTCCCCGTGCTCAGCGTGATGGTGCCGGACGGCACCGGGTGGCCGTTCCCTCGTCTCGAGGACCTCGCCGCCGAGGCCGCTCCGATCGACGGATACGTCCCGCGCGAGCCCTCCGACACCGCGACGATCCTCTACACGAGCGGCACGACGGGCCGTCCGAAGGGAGCGGAGGGGACGCACTTCGCGATCGTGTCGCAGTCGGACGTGCTGCTGATGAACACCTTCGACCTGCACCGCGGGGACGTCGTCCTCGGCGCGCTGCCCCTGTTCCACACCTTCGGGCAGGTCTGCGCGATGAACACGGCCTTCCGCACGGCGGCGACGGTGGTGCTGGTGCCGAAGTTCGACGGCGACGCCGCTCTCGAGGCGATGATCGCGCACGAGTGCACGGTGTTCGAGGGCGTTCCGACCATGTACGTGGCGCTGCTCGACGCCGCGACCAGACGGCCGGATCGCCCGCCGCTGCGCTACGCGGTCTCCGGAGGAGCATCGCTGCCGCTCGCGATCATCGAGCGGTTCCGCGAGGTGTTCGGGGTCGAGATCTACGAGGGCTACGGGCTCACCGAGACCTCCCCCGTCGCCACCTTCAACCACGTGGGGGTCCCGCCGCGCGCCGGCACCGTCGGCACTCCGATCTGGGGCGTCGAGGTCGAGGTCGCCCGACCCGAGGTGACCGATCGGATCGAGCTGCTCCCCCGCGGCGAGCTCGGCGAGATCGTCGTGCGCGGCCACAACCTGATGAAGGGCTACCTCGGCAACGCGGCGGCGAGCGCCGAGGCCGTCGTCGACGGCTGGTTCCGCACCGGCGATCTCGGCACGAAGGACGACGAGGACTACGTGCGGATCCTGGACCGCACGAAGGACATGATCATCCGCAACGGCTACAACGTGTACCCGCGCGAGGTGGAGGAGGTGCTGATCGGCCACCCCTCCGTCGCCAATGCGGCGGTCTTCGGAGTCGCGGACGAGATGCACGGGCAGGAGATCGTCGCCGCCGTGGTCCTCGCCCCGTCGGCCGAGGTCGGCGCCGACGAGCTGATCGCCTTCGCGAACGAGCACCTCGCCGCCTTCAAGTTCCCCCGCCGCATCGAGTTCGTCGACGCCCTGCCGCTGGGCCCGAGCGGGAAGGTGCTCAAGCGCGAACTGGTCGCCCGCTACTCCTGA
- a CDS encoding ATP-dependent helicase: MSFLFDPSDSRATPVVLAAPGRDGASFSDPAHEQLVAGLNPQQREAVEYRGDALLIVAGAGSGKTSVLTRRIASLLGNGEAWPSQILAITFTNKAAAEMRERVEKLVGQSAEGMWISTFHSACVRILRREAENFGMTKSFTIYDSGDQRALLKRIVKDLEADSLGITVASASSKISKLKNELADVDSYARTANMSDPNEEMFLQVFRAYSRALESANAFDFDDLIAQTVYLFRAFPHVAAKYQRRFRHVLVDEYQDTNHAQYSLIHELTRPVPRATIDAAQFDRPYRGPVTADGSIPGASLTVVGDSDQSIYAFRGADIRNIVEFERDFPGCRVILLEQNYRSTQNILSAANAVISNNFDRRAKNLWSSSGDGEKIIGYTGYSGHDEAQFVVDEIARLHAAGTGYDEIAVFYRTNAQTRALEEIFIRSALPYRILGGTKFYERAEIKDALAYLITVANPADVLALRRIMNTPKRGIGPATEAQLQSFADTNGVTLRESMRNAGSLGMGPKVTKAIVDLATLLDECAMMLDPGRPEGEAKVHEVLTALLTRSGYLDMLRASRDPQDEARAENVDELIAVTKEFARNNPDGGLVDFLTEVSLVAAADDLEDDSGTVSLMTLHTAKGLEYDAVFLTGIEEDLLPHRISANEPGGPAEERRLFYVGITRARKRLYLSLAMTRAQYGETSVAMPSRFLQEIPGELIEWRQSPGAATSRGGTQPRALNAQRPGFGRSRSNSEFREALAAAPKAKAEFPNRITGMVRDNGDLELIAGDRIRHTDFGEGRVNAVTGEGTKRVAHVLFDQVGAKKLLIKVAPIEKL, translated from the coding sequence ATGAGCTTCCTCTTCGATCCGAGCGATTCCCGAGCCACCCCGGTCGTCCTCGCCGCACCCGGCCGCGACGGCGCCTCCTTCAGCGATCCGGCGCACGAGCAGCTCGTCGCGGGACTCAATCCGCAGCAGCGCGAGGCTGTCGAGTACCGCGGCGACGCGCTGCTGATCGTCGCGGGCGCGGGCTCCGGCAAGACCAGCGTGCTGACCCGTCGCATCGCGAGCCTCCTCGGCAACGGCGAGGCCTGGCCGAGCCAGATCCTCGCGATCACGTTCACCAACAAGGCGGCGGCCGAGATGCGCGAGCGCGTCGAGAAGCTCGTCGGGCAGAGCGCCGAGGGGATGTGGATCTCGACCTTCCACTCCGCGTGCGTGCGGATCCTGCGGCGCGAGGCCGAGAACTTCGGCATGACGAAGTCGTTCACCATCTACGACTCCGGCGATCAGCGCGCACTGCTCAAGCGGATCGTGAAGGACCTCGAGGCCGACTCGCTCGGCATCACGGTCGCCAGCGCCTCGTCGAAGATCTCGAAGCTCAAGAACGAGCTCGCCGATGTCGACTCCTACGCGCGCACCGCGAACATGAGCGACCCCAACGAGGAGATGTTCCTCCAGGTCTTCCGCGCCTACTCGCGGGCGCTCGAGAGCGCGAACGCGTTCGACTTCGACGACCTCATCGCGCAGACGGTCTACCTCTTCCGGGCCTTCCCGCACGTCGCGGCCAAGTACCAGCGGCGTTTCCGCCACGTGCTGGTCGACGAGTACCAGGACACCAACCACGCGCAGTACTCGCTGATCCACGAGCTGACCCGCCCGGTGCCGCGGGCGACGATCGACGCGGCGCAGTTCGACCGTCCGTACCGCGGCCCGGTCACGGCCGACGGGTCGATCCCCGGCGCCTCCCTCACGGTCGTCGGCGACTCCGACCAGTCGATCTACGCGTTCCGCGGCGCCGACATCCGCAACATCGTCGAGTTCGAGCGCGACTTCCCCGGCTGCCGGGTGATCCTGCTCGAGCAGAACTACCGCTCGACCCAGAACATCCTCTCGGCCGCCAACGCCGTGATCTCGAACAACTTCGACCGCCGCGCGAAGAACCTCTGGTCCTCCAGCGGCGACGGCGAGAAGATCATCGGCTACACGGGCTACTCCGGACACGATGAGGCCCAGTTCGTCGTCGACGAGATCGCCCGGCTGCACGCGGCCGGCACGGGGTACGACGAGATCGCCGTGTTCTACCGCACCAACGCTCAGACCCGTGCGCTGGAGGAGATCTTCATCCGCTCGGCCCTGCCCTACCGGATCCTGGGCGGCACCAAGTTCTACGAGCGCGCCGAGATCAAGGACGCGCTCGCCTACCTCATCACCGTCGCCAACCCCGCCGACGTGCTGGCGCTGCGGCGGATCATGAACACCCCCAAGCGCGGCATCGGCCCGGCGACGGAGGCGCAGCTGCAGTCGTTCGCCGACACCAACGGAGTGACCCTCCGCGAATCGATGCGCAACGCCGGGTCGCTCGGCATGGGTCCGAAGGTCACGAAGGCGATCGTCGATCTGGCGACGCTGCTCGACGAGTGCGCCATGATGCTCGACCCCGGCCGCCCCGAGGGCGAGGCGAAGGTGCACGAGGTGCTCACGGCGCTCCTGACGCGCAGCGGCTACCTCGACATGCTGCGGGCGAGCCGCGATCCGCAGGACGAGGCGCGCGCCGAGAACGTCGACGAGCTCATCGCCGTGACCAAGGAGTTCGCGCGCAACAACCCCGACGGCGGCCTGGTCGACTTCCTCACCGAGGTGTCGCTCGTCGCCGCGGCGGACGACCTCGAGGACGACTCGGGCACCGTCTCGCTGATGACGCTGCACACCGCGAAGGGCCTCGAGTACGACGCCGTGTTCCTCACCGGGATCGAGGAGGACCTCCTCCCGCACCGCATCTCGGCGAACGAGCCCGGCGGTCCGGCCGAGGAGCGGCGGCTGTTCTACGTCGGCATCACCCGCGCGCGCAAGCGGCTCTACCTCTCGCTGGCGATGACGCGCGCGCAGTACGGCGAGACGTCGGTCGCGATGCCGAGCCGCTTCCTCCAGGAGATCCCCGGGGAGCTGATCGAGTGGCGGCAGTCGCCCGGCGCGGCGACGTCGCGCGGAGGCACCCAGCCGCGGGCCCTGAACGCGCAGCGCCCCGGCTTCGGCCGCTCCCGCTCGAACTCCGAGTTCCGCGAGGCGCTCGCCGCGGCGCCGAAGGCCAAGGCCGAGTTCCCCAACCGCATCACGGGCATGGTCCGCGACAACGGCGACCTCGAGCTGATCGCGGGCGACCGCATCCGGCACACCGACTTCGGCGAGGGCCGCGTGAACGCGGTCACCGGCGAGGGCACCAAGCGCGTCGCGCACGTGCTGTTCGACCAGGTCGGCGCGAAGAAGCTGCTGATCAAGGTCGCTCCGATCGAGAAGCTGTGA
- a CDS encoding universal stress protein, translating into MDAVVVGVSGSDRSTDALRWALDYARGHRLPAELVGVVEPARGRIAEAAAEQRRAAGAVLEEARALAEREYAGVPVRVRLLDGDPVHVLADAAPAGALLVLGAHPLSRRGLSVAAPVAVRVAAASRSAVALIPGPASTGRSGVAVGVDGSEVSLEAIRLAAKEADRLGEPLLALHAWQLPGAWADSVPVERRVIDAIEEDEDLVLAESLVGLGESCPDLEIRHLLVRGNPVEKLSEVAAEARLLVVGSHGRGAFLRLLLGSVSHSLALTVPGPLVILRHRALTR; encoded by the coding sequence ATGGACGCGGTCGTGGTCGGAGTCAGCGGATCGGATCGGAGCACGGACGCCCTGCGCTGGGCGCTCGACTACGCGCGGGGCCATCGGCTGCCCGCGGAGCTCGTGGGCGTCGTCGAGCCGGCGCGCGGCCGGATCGCCGAGGCGGCCGCCGAGCAGCGCCGCGCGGCGGGTGCGGTGCTGGAGGAGGCGCGGGCCCTCGCCGAGCGGGAGTACGCCGGGGTCCCCGTACGGGTGAGGCTGCTCGACGGCGATCCCGTGCACGTGCTCGCCGACGCCGCGCCCGCCGGCGCCCTGCTGGTGCTGGGCGCGCATCCGCTCTCCCGGCGCGGACTCTCGGTGGCCGCGCCGGTCGCCGTCCGGGTCGCCGCCGCATCGCGGTCGGCGGTGGCGCTCATCCCCGGACCCGCCTCGACGGGGCGCAGCGGAGTCGCGGTCGGCGTCGACGGATCCGAGGTCTCGCTTGAGGCGATCAGGCTCGCGGCGAAGGAGGCCGACCGGCTCGGCGAGCCCCTGCTCGCCCTCCACGCCTGGCAGCTGCCCGGAGCGTGGGCCGACTCGGTGCCGGTCGAGCGCCGCGTCATCGACGCGATCGAGGAGGACGAGGACCTCGTGCTCGCGGAGTCCCTCGTCGGCCTCGGCGAGAGCTGCCCCGACCTCGAGATCCGGCACCTGCTCGTGCGCGGCAACCCCGTCGAGAAGCTGAGCGAGGTCGCCGCGGAGGCGCGGCTGCTGGTCGTCGGCAGCCACGGACGCGGCGCGTTCCTGCGGCTGCTGCTCGGCTCCGTCAGTCACAGCCTCGCGCTGACCGTGCCGGGTCCCCTCGTGATCCTCCGCCACCGCGCACTGACGCGCTGA
- a CDS encoding phosphatase PAP2 family protein, whose amino-acid sequence MSTRARITRRWLTSAVLAALGVALVYWIAVLTPQGQAAENSGLRGADLVFGRATGAAAGALADVTPVSMIAGALLAASIALIRRRPALAIASVGSIVLTAGLTQLLKNIVLERPLLVETDAWYTGGSFPSGHTAAAVSVVFALAMVLPARGRTVVLLLGGAVVILVGNLTMAASWHRASDVLGADLVALASASLACAWLSTRAQLGRAPRRSTRRGVNRLLLVCSAVVVVVLAGLAVQGIQYYPDDTKDLTAFALQQLLAVSTSTIALVGFSLAWRGLDVGGSLTASTARPRAV is encoded by the coding sequence GTGTCCACCCGCGCCCGCATCACCCGCCGCTGGCTCACCTCCGCCGTGCTCGCCGCCCTCGGGGTCGCGCTCGTCTACTGGATCGCCGTGCTCACGCCGCAGGGCCAGGCGGCCGAGAACTCCGGGCTCCGCGGGGCGGACCTCGTCTTCGGACGGGCGACCGGCGCGGCCGCCGGCGCGCTGGCCGACGTCACTCCGGTGTCGATGATCGCCGGAGCACTCCTGGCCGCGTCGATCGCGCTGATCCGCCGGCGCCCCGCCCTGGCGATCGCCTCCGTCGGCTCGATCGTGCTGACCGCCGGGCTCACCCAGCTGCTGAAGAACATCGTCCTCGAGCGGCCGCTCCTCGTCGAGACGGACGCCTGGTACACCGGCGGGAGCTTCCCGAGTGGGCACACGGCGGCCGCGGTCTCGGTCGTCTTCGCGTTGGCGATGGTGCTGCCGGCGCGCGGGCGCACGGTCGTGCTGCTGCTGGGAGGCGCGGTCGTGATCCTGGTCGGCAACCTCACCATGGCGGCGTCCTGGCACCGCGCGAGCGACGTGCTGGGTGCCGACCTCGTGGCGCTCGCCTCCGCCTCGCTCGCCTGCGCCTGGCTCTCGACGCGGGCGCAGCTCGGCCGGGCTCCGCGCCGCAGCACGCGCCGCGGGGTGAACCGGCTGCTGCTTGTCTGCTCGGCGGTCGTGGTGGTGGTCCTCGCCGGACTCGCCGTGCAGGGCATCCAGTACTACCCCGACGACACGAAGGACCTCACCGCGTTCGCGCTGCAGCAGCTGCTCGCGGTGTCGACCTCGACGATCGCCCTCGTGGGCTTCTCGCTCGCCTGGCGCGGGCTGGACGTGGGTGGTTCGCTGACGGCGTCGACGGCCCGCCCCCGGGCGGTCTGA
- the sucC gene encoding ADP-forming succinate--CoA ligase subunit beta: protein MDLFEYQARDLFEKYGVPVLPGIVADTPEEVRAAAEKLGGVTVVKAQVKIGGRGKAGGVKVAKTADDAEEAAKSILGLDIKGHVVKRVMVAGGARIAQEFYFSVLLDRANRSYLSLTSYEGGMEIEQLAVERPEALARVEVVAGQGIDLAKAEEIARAAKFPEELIGKVAPVLVKLYDVYTGEDATLVEVNPLVLTEEGDIVALDGKVSLDENAGFRHPEHAALEDKDAADPLEAKAKENDLNYVKLDGEVGIIGNGAGLVMSTLDVVAYAGERHGGVKPANFLDIGGGASAQVMANGLDVILGDEQVKSVFVNVFGGITACDAVANGILQALEILGDTATKPLVVRLDGNKVEEGRAILQAAANPLITLAATMDEGADKAAELAAA from the coding sequence GTGGATCTCTTCGAATACCAGGCCCGTGATCTGTTCGAGAAGTACGGCGTCCCCGTGCTCCCCGGCATCGTCGCCGATACGCCCGAGGAGGTGCGCGCCGCGGCCGAGAAGCTCGGCGGCGTGACCGTCGTCAAGGCGCAGGTGAAGATCGGCGGACGCGGCAAGGCCGGCGGAGTCAAGGTCGCCAAGACCGCCGACGACGCCGAGGAGGCCGCGAAGTCGATCCTCGGCCTCGACATCAAGGGCCACGTCGTCAAGCGCGTCATGGTCGCCGGTGGCGCCCGCATCGCCCAGGAGTTCTACTTCTCGGTGCTGCTGGACCGCGCCAACCGCTCCTACCTCTCGCTCACCTCGTACGAGGGCGGCATGGAGATCGAGCAGCTCGCCGTCGAGCGTCCCGAGGCGCTCGCGCGCGTCGAGGTCGTCGCCGGCCAGGGCATCGACCTCGCCAAGGCCGAGGAGATCGCCCGCGCGGCGAAGTTCCCCGAGGAGCTGATCGGCAAGGTCGCCCCGGTCCTCGTGAAGCTCTACGACGTCTACACCGGCGAGGACGCGACCCTCGTCGAGGTGAACCCGCTCGTCCTCACCGAGGAGGGCGACATCGTCGCACTCGACGGCAAGGTCTCGCTCGACGAGAACGCCGGCTTCCGCCACCCCGAGCACGCTGCGCTCGAGGACAAGGACGCCGCCGACCCGCTCGAGGCGAAGGCCAAGGAGAACGACCTCAACTACGTGAAGCTCGACGGCGAGGTCGGCATCATCGGCAACGGCGCGGGCCTGGTCATGTCGACCCTCGACGTGGTCGCCTACGCGGGCGAGCGCCACGGCGGCGTGAAGCCCGCCAACTTCCTCGACATCGGAGGCGGAGCGTCCGCCCAGGTCATGGCGAACGGCCTCGACGTGATCCTCGGCGACGAGCAGGTCAAGAGCGTCTTCGTCAACGTCTTCGGCGGCATCACCGCGTGCGACGCCGTCGCCAACGGCATCCTGCAGGCGCTCGAGATTCTCGGCGATACCGCGACCAAGCCGCTCGTCGTCCGCCTGGACGGCAACAAGGTGGAGGAGGGCCGCGCGATCCTGCAGGCCGCCGCCAACCCGCTCATCACGCTCGCCGCGACCATGGACGAGGGCGCCGACAAGGCCGCCGAACTCGCCGCCGCGTAA
- a CDS encoding phosphatase PAP2 family protein: MRPRVGRRSRSDAAARFATEAFSPAVLAVVVPIAVGARVADPPLVGVGWGALAALFVGVLPYLAIRLLLRAGRITGDHHVPERRERALPIALALVSIVVGLVLLAALGAPAAVTTFGLVTVAVVVAVGVVNLAWKLSGHAAVVATCAVVVLIAYGPWSLLVSVPVLLWTGWSRVRLGAHTPAQVAAGAATGAVLASVVWSLLG, translated from the coding sequence GTGAGGCCGCGGGTCGGACGCCGGTCTCGGAGCGACGCCGCGGCGCGGTTCGCGACCGAGGCGTTCTCGCCGGCGGTGCTCGCGGTCGTCGTGCCGATCGCGGTCGGGGCGCGGGTCGCGGATCCGCCCCTCGTGGGAGTGGGATGGGGCGCACTCGCGGCGCTGTTCGTCGGCGTCCTGCCGTACCTCGCGATCCGGCTGCTGCTGCGCGCCGGGCGGATCACGGGCGACCACCACGTCCCGGAGCGACGCGAGCGCGCTCTGCCGATCGCCCTGGCGCTCGTGTCGATCGTGGTCGGCCTCGTGCTGCTCGCGGCACTCGGGGCTCCCGCCGCGGTGACGACCTTCGGCCTCGTCACCGTCGCGGTCGTCGTGGCGGTCGGAGTGGTCAACCTCGCGTGGAAGCTGTCCGGCCACGCCGCGGTCGTCGCGACCTGCGCCGTCGTGGTGCTGATCGCCTACGGACCGTGGTCGCTGCTCGTATCGGTGCCCGTCCTGCTCTGGACCGGCTGGTCGCGCGTGCGGCTCGGCGCGCACACTCCGGCGCAGGTCGCGGCGGGCGCGGCGACCGGCGCGGTGCTCGCCTCCGTGGTCTGGTCGCTGCTCGGCTGA
- a CDS encoding glycerophosphodiester phosphodiesterase family protein translates to MSDRLRPLVIGHRGASGYRPEHTRSAYDLAIALGADAVEPDLVATRDGVLVLRHENEISGTTDIERRPEFADRRTTKRLEGKDVTGWFTEDFTWAELSELRARERVPAVRPSSATFDGQFPLLRFSDLLALLDRAGEDAAGAPPGLVAEIKHADYFDSIGLPLDVLLEQELAAAGWGPRDPRLTIESFEKTVLERLAVRGVGAKRVYLIEAAGTAPDLVAAHGAHATPYADFVTPAGLRGLSGTVDGVSVDKRMLFARDSAGRAVGPNDLVAHAHAVGLEVYCWTLRPENRFLEKAHRRGKDPAAFGAWQDEFRMILATGLDGVFADHPDLALEIVAAGA, encoded by the coding sequence ATGTCCGACCGACTCCGACCGCTCGTCATCGGCCACCGAGGGGCGAGCGGGTACCGCCCCGAGCACACCCGCTCCGCCTACGACCTCGCTATCGCCCTGGGAGCCGACGCCGTGGAGCCGGACCTGGTCGCCACCCGGGACGGAGTGCTCGTCCTGCGCCACGAGAACGAGATCTCGGGCACCACCGACATCGAGCGCCGTCCGGAGTTCGCCGACCGGCGCACCACGAAGCGCCTCGAGGGGAAGGACGTCACCGGCTGGTTCACCGAGGACTTCACCTGGGCCGAGCTCTCCGAGCTGCGGGCGCGGGAGCGGGTGCCCGCCGTCCGTCCGTCCAGCGCCACCTTCGACGGCCAGTTCCCGCTCCTGCGCTTCTCGGACCTGCTCGCTCTGCTCGACCGGGCGGGCGAGGACGCGGCCGGCGCGCCTCCCGGCCTCGTCGCCGAGATCAAGCACGCCGACTACTTCGACTCGATCGGCCTGCCGCTGGACGTGCTGCTGGAGCAGGAGCTCGCCGCCGCCGGCTGGGGGCCGCGGGATCCGCGCCTGACTATCGAGAGCTTCGAGAAGACGGTGCTCGAGCGTCTCGCCGTCCGGGGCGTCGGCGCGAAGCGGGTGTACCTGATCGAGGCCGCCGGCACCGCTCCCGACCTCGTGGCCGCGCACGGTGCGCACGCGACCCCCTACGCCGACTTCGTCACCCCGGCGGGCCTGCGGGGTCTCTCCGGCACCGTCGACGGGGTGAGCGTCGACAAGCGGATGCTCTTCGCGCGCGACTCGGCCGGGCGCGCGGTCGGGCCGAACGACCTGGTCGCCCACGCGCACGCCGTCGGCCTCGAGGTCTACTGCTGGACCCTCCGGCCGGAGAACCGGTTCCTCGAGAAGGCGCACCGGCGCGGCAAGGACCCGGCCGCGTTCGGCGCATGGCAGGACGAGTTCCGGATGATCCTGGCGACGGGCCTGGACGGCGTCTTCGCCGACCACCCCGACCTGGCGCTCGAGATCGTGGCCGCCGGAGCCTGA
- a CDS encoding oxygenase MpaB family protein produces the protein MPLLRRRSRAQRDVFREGVFLIAGARAILLQIAHPAVGAGVAQHSDFVHRALGRLHGTLSYLYALHYGSPDDVRAVRRRVNRAHGPVRGPGYSAFDPELQRWVAATLTQSMLQLYEGAFGPMTREQADDLVDRSRVVGTSLQMADAAWPADRAAFDAYWDEQVERLRVTPDARRVAHDLLGGAIAAWYLRPLGPYLRLITAGLLPPALREAFGFRWSERQQRRFDRALGMTFAVYRRLPAVVRTSPSRFYLAQVRRESSL, from the coding sequence ATGCCCCTGCTCCGTCGCCGCTCCCGAGCGCAGCGCGACGTGTTCCGCGAGGGCGTCTTCCTGATCGCCGGCGCCCGCGCGATCCTGCTGCAGATCGCGCATCCCGCTGTCGGCGCGGGCGTGGCCCAGCACTCCGACTTCGTCCACCGGGCGCTGGGACGCCTGCACGGCACCCTCTCCTACCTCTACGCGCTGCACTACGGCTCCCCGGACGACGTCCGCGCGGTGCGCCGCCGGGTGAACCGCGCGCACGGCCCGGTCCGCGGCCCCGGGTACAGCGCCTTCGATCCGGAGCTGCAGCGCTGGGTCGCGGCGACCCTCACGCAGTCGATGCTGCAGCTGTACGAGGGCGCGTTCGGGCCGATGACCCGGGAGCAGGCGGACGATCTCGTCGACCGCTCGCGGGTGGTCGGCACCTCGCTGCAGATGGCGGACGCGGCCTGGCCGGCCGACCGGGCGGCGTTCGACGCCTACTGGGACGAGCAGGTGGAGCGCCTGCGCGTCACGCCGGATGCGCGCCGCGTCGCGCACGACCTCCTCGGTGGAGCGATCGCCGCGTGGTACCTCCGCCCGCTCGGCCCGTACCTGCGGCTGATCACCGCGGGGCTCCTCCCGCCGGCGCTGCGGGAAGCGTTCGGCTTCCGCTGGAGCGAGCGGCAGCAGCGGCGCTTCGACCGGGCGCTCGGCATGACCTTCGCCGTCTACCGTCGGCTCCCGGCGGTCGTGCGGACGTCGCCGAGTCGCTTCTACCTGGCGCAGGTGCGCCGCGAGTCCTCTCTCTAG